One Thioclava electrotropha DNA segment encodes these proteins:
- a CDS encoding DUF2291 family protein → MNATDISMKPRIGRRGVIVGAVALCTLVAIGLDTTVVTIGSEQDTRVDGFSPDAYGAKEFPRIRDDVAKRAVDAKTLAAALAEDKSAAAKKYGTGGAMPVLPVRVTGTVGDGKSGIYDINVDGLDNVRIRVQTGPAINGTDLRDAPGDISFGAFKNQIEYQDAGAGINRAMKAEVLDGIDTSNLTGKTVTVTGAFKLINPKMWLITPVEVKVQ, encoded by the coding sequence ATGAATGCCACCGATATTTCCATGAAACCGCGTATCGGCCGGCGGGGCGTCATTGTCGGCGCCGTGGCGCTGTGCACCCTAGTCGCGATCGGGCTCGACACCACCGTCGTCACCATCGGCTCCGAGCAGGATACCCGCGTCGACGGGTTCTCCCCTGATGCCTATGGCGCCAAGGAATTCCCCCGCATCCGCGACGATGTGGCCAAGCGCGCCGTCGACGCCAAGACGCTCGCCGCCGCACTGGCCGAGGACAAATCCGCAGCCGCCAAGAAATACGGCACCGGCGGCGCGATGCCTGTGCTGCCCGTGCGCGTGACCGGAACGGTCGGCGACGGCAAATCGGGCATTTACGATATCAATGTCGACGGGCTCGACAACGTGCGCATCCGCGTCCAGACCGGCCCCGCGATCAACGGCACCGACCTGCGCGACGCGCCCGGCGACATCTCCTTCGGCGCCTTCAAGAACCAGATCGAATACCAGGATGCGGGCGCGGGCATTAACCGTGCGATGAAGGCCGAGGTGCTCGACGGAATCGACACCTCCAACCTGACCGGCAAGACGGTGACCGTCACCGGCGCCTTCAAGCTGATCAATCCGAAGATGTGGCTGATCACCCCGGTCGAGGTGAAAGTCCAATGA